In a single window of the Acinetobacter tibetensis genome:
- the rubB gene encoding rubredoxin reductase RubB codes for MQPIVIIGSGMAGYTVAREFRKLNAEQELIMITADDASNYAKPTLSNALAGKKSPEQIALGDAEKMSTQLNMRIETHTWVKEIRSEQHQLVLEKDGESSTLDYAKLILAVGANPIRLAIAGDGSDDIHVVNSLNDYKAFRENLDKRQDKRVVILGAGLIGCEFANDLQNTGYHATVIDLAAQPLGRLLPAHIASAFQENLEETGIHFVLGTTVEKVSKVENGDYLVTLANGQSVIADIVLSAIGLQPNISLAKTGNIHTSRGILTNSHLETNQANIYAVGDCAEVNGTLLPYVMPIMQQARALAKTLNGEHTAVHYPAMPVAVKTPAAPLTVLPAPIDVDVNWETEEFDDGMLAKAFDSTGTLRGFVLLGATAAKQRLTLTKLVPDLIPVSV; via the coding sequence ATGCAGCCTATCGTTATCATTGGTTCAGGCATGGCTGGCTATACCGTGGCACGTGAGTTTCGCAAACTCAATGCGGAACAAGAACTGATTATGATTACCGCAGATGATGCCAGCAATTATGCGAAGCCAACCTTATCTAATGCATTAGCAGGCAAAAAATCTCCTGAACAAATCGCCTTGGGCGATGCAGAAAAAATGAGTACTCAGCTCAATATGCGCATTGAAACCCATACTTGGGTTAAAGAAATTCGTAGTGAGCAACATCAACTTGTCTTAGAAAAAGACGGTGAATCGAGTACCTTAGACTATGCAAAACTGATTCTTGCGGTAGGTGCAAATCCAATTCGTCTAGCAATTGCTGGAGATGGCAGTGATGATATTCATGTGGTCAACTCTCTCAATGACTATAAAGCATTCCGTGAAAACCTAGACAAACGTCAAGATAAACGTGTGGTGATTTTAGGTGCAGGATTAATTGGCTGCGAGTTTGCCAATGATCTACAAAATACAGGATATCATGCCACGGTCATCGATTTGGCTGCACAACCTTTAGGTCGACTACTGCCTGCGCATATTGCTTCAGCCTTCCAAGAAAATCTGGAAGAAACAGGTATTCATTTTGTATTGGGCACGACTGTTGAGAAAGTATCTAAAGTCGAAAATGGCGATTATCTTGTCACTTTAGCCAATGGACAATCTGTAATCGCTGATATAGTACTTTCAGCAATTGGTTTACAGCCCAATATTAGTTTGGCTAAAACAGGTAATATTCACACCAGTCGTGGCATTTTGACCAATAGCCATTTAGAAACCAATCAAGCGAATATTTATGCAGTGGGTGACTGTGCAGAAGTGAATGGCACACTACTTCCATATGTAATGCCAATCATGCAGCAAGCACGAGCACTGGCAAAAACCTTAAATGGTGAGCATACTGCAGTACATTATCCTGCGATGCCTGTAGCGGTCAAAACGCCTGCGGCACCACTCACTGTTTTACCAGCGCCGATTGATGTTGACGTGAATTGGGAAACGGAAGAATTTGATGATGGCATGTTAGCCAAAGCATTTGATAGTACAGGGACTTTACGTGGTTTTGTACTGTTAGGTGCAACAGCAGCGAAACAACGATTAACACTAACCAAGTTAGTTCCAGACTTGATTCCTGTATCAGTTTAA
- a CDS encoding YqiA/YcfP family alpha/beta fold hydrolase, whose protein sequence is MNAITINIDQSKILFFHGLDSSKESTKFHAIDSAKKYCIDVDYRNLNYSTVAEFYKNALVTIKPDLLIGHSLGGYWALKMSLQHRIPCIVANPNLTPDFRSDYPAITELDLEHDIPQIAYIELGDEVLDMYATTAFLEPYMQVETVEGGHHRLVTPERINHLIHYMEQTFIF, encoded by the coding sequence ATGAATGCGATAACCATCAATATAGACCAATCGAAAATTCTTTTTTTTCATGGATTAGACTCGTCCAAAGAATCGACCAAATTCCATGCTATTGACTCTGCAAAAAAATATTGTATAGATGTCGATTACAGAAATTTAAACTATTCCACTGTTGCCGAATTTTATAAAAATGCTTTAGTCACTATTAAACCAGACTTATTAATAGGCCACAGTTTAGGCGGATATTGGGCGCTCAAAATGTCCTTACAACACCGAATTCCTTGTATTGTAGCGAATCCCAATTTAACTCCAGATTTCCGCTCTGATTATCCTGCAATTACTGAATTAGATTTAGAACATGATATTCCTCAAATTGCCTACATTGAGCTTGGTGATGAGGTTTTAGACATGTACGCGACTACAGCTTTTTTAGAACCTTATATGCAAGTCGAAACGGTTGAAGGTGGGCATCATCGACTGGTTACACCAGAACGCATCAACCATCTCATTCATTATATGGAACAAACCTTTATTTTTTAG
- the estB gene encoding esterase EstB: MNSVLQFKNSPYTPFMHETKVNLGNGIELHVEVGGQPEHPTILLIMGLGAQLLFWPDFFCKTLIDHGYRVVRYDNRDIGLSSKIRHQGPRLNTIKLMGRFALGLENQGAPYNLHDMADDAALLIERMGLENVFVLGASMGGMIAQILAAKNPDKVSKLGLVFTSNNQPLLPPPFPKQLFSLIGRPESNDEEGIINHSLKVFNIIGSPGYINQLETMQTARRLYQRSYYPAGVLQQFLAILCTGSLLQLDKQIQQPTLVVHGSRDRLLPPSHGKAVAKAITGAKFELIDGMGHDIPPHFIPHLSGLFAHHFKS, from the coding sequence ATGAATAGCGTATTACAATTCAAAAATTCACCTTACACCCCGTTTATGCATGAAACCAAGGTAAACTTGGGGAATGGAATTGAATTACACGTCGAAGTTGGTGGTCAACCTGAGCATCCAACTATTTTACTTATTATGGGTTTAGGCGCTCAATTATTATTCTGGCCCGATTTCTTTTGTAAAACACTGATTGATCATGGCTATCGCGTTGTTCGTTACGATAATCGTGATATTGGTTTGTCTTCTAAAATACGTCATCAGGGACCACGTCTAAATACCATTAAATTAATGGGTCGTTTTGCACTGGGCTTAGAAAACCAAGGCGCACCTTATAATTTACATGATATGGCCGATGATGCCGCCTTGCTCATTGAACGCATGGGACTAGAAAACGTCTTTGTACTGGGTGCATCCATGGGCGGAATGATCGCACAAATTCTAGCTGCAAAAAATCCAGATAAAGTCAGCAAATTAGGATTGGTGTTTACCAGCAACAATCAACCTTTACTCCCTCCTCCTTTTCCAAAGCAACTGTTCAGCCTTATTGGCCGACCAGAATCAAATGATGAGGAAGGAATTATTAATCACAGTTTAAAAGTATTTAACATTATTGGTTCACCTGGTTATATCAATCAGCTTGAAACCATGCAAACCGCTCGTAGATTATATCAACGAAGTTATTACCCAGCGGGTGTACTTCAACAGTTTTTAGCAATATTATGTACAGGCTCATTGTTACAACTGGACAAGCAGATTCAACAACCGACCCTTGTGGTACATGGTTCACGTGATCGCTTGCTCCCGCCTAGTCATGGTAAAGCTGTTGCAAAAGCAATTACAGGCGCTAAGTTTGAATTAATTGATGGAATGGGGCATGATATCCCTCCGCATTTCATTCCTCATCTTAGCGGATTATTTGCTCATCATTTTAAATCTTAA
- the oxyR gene encoding LysR family transcriptional regulator OxyR has translation MAALPSLRQLSYLVTLSETLHFTEAARRSFVTQSTLSGGIMELERLLGGVLVERDRQNVRLTPLGEQVVARARVLLADAQDLMRLSREMSEPLTGDLHLGVIPTIAPFILSQLLNEVHKQLPKIQLHLHEAQSEKIVEKLEHGNLDMVLLALPFDTRGLKVAEIAKEDLFLVCHKSDQRSAQAVTLEDLDLSRLTLLEEGHCLRDHALSACPIGERKNDHRLKASSLPTLIEMVSANLGFTLLPEIALHTNMIKANPDLIVKPIQDAPSRTLALITRKSTPLQSEFDVLLQILQKIT, from the coding sequence ATGGCTGCATTACCATCCCTGAGACAGCTGTCATACCTTGTAACACTGTCTGAAACGCTGCACTTCACTGAAGCGGCGCGTCGTTCGTTCGTGACCCAATCTACTCTTTCGGGTGGGATCATGGAACTTGAACGCTTACTGGGTGGCGTCCTCGTTGAACGCGATCGCCAAAATGTACGTTTAACCCCGCTTGGCGAACAAGTTGTCGCTCGAGCCCGTGTTCTACTTGCTGATGCTCAAGACTTAATGCGCTTAAGTCGTGAAATGAGTGAGCCTTTGACTGGCGATCTACATTTAGGTGTTATTCCAACGATTGCGCCTTTTATTTTGTCACAACTACTTAACGAAGTGCATAAGCAACTTCCTAAAATTCAGTTGCATTTGCATGAAGCACAAAGCGAAAAAATTGTTGAAAAACTGGAACATGGTAACTTAGACATGGTGTTGTTGGCTCTGCCATTTGACACGCGTGGACTTAAAGTTGCTGAAATTGCAAAAGAAGACTTGTTCTTGGTGTGTCATAAATCTGACCAACGTTCAGCACAAGCGGTAACGCTGGAAGATTTAGATTTATCACGTTTAACATTGTTGGAAGAAGGACATTGCTTACGTGATCATGCCTTAAGTGCCTGCCCAATTGGGGAACGTAAAAATGATCACCGCTTAAAGGCAAGTTCATTACCGACTCTAATTGAAATGGTCTCTGCAAACTTGGGCTTTACTTTATTGCCTGAAATTGCGTTGCACACCAATATGATTAAAGCCAACCCAGACTTGATTGTAAAACCGATTCAAGATGCACCGAGTCGCACATTGGCATTAATTACTCGTAAGAGCACACCATTGCAAAGCGAATTTGATGTGCTATTGCAAATCTTACAGAAAATTACCTAA
- a CDS encoding SRPBCC family protein, producing MMEHLRFSICIEASPEKIWNILWSPDTYTEWTKFFTEGSKIQSDWTVGGRTLFIDNKGDGLIATILVYLPYCSVIFQYQGLLQGGVEDLTSPEVQQWQGLLEQYSLEEVDGKTVLSVELETMEDYKYMMEQAFEQGLQRVRELAEQ from the coding sequence ATGATGGAACATCTACGCTTTAGTATCTGTATAGAGGCAAGCCCTGAAAAAATATGGAATATTCTTTGGTCTCCAGATACTTATACTGAATGGACCAAGTTCTTTACGGAAGGATCAAAAATACAGTCCGATTGGACAGTTGGCGGAAGAACTTTATTTATAGACAACAAGGGCGATGGTTTGATTGCCACCATTTTAGTTTATTTACCGTATTGTTCAGTTATTTTTCAATATCAAGGTCTATTACAAGGTGGGGTGGAGGATTTAACTAGCCCTGAAGTTCAGCAGTGGCAAGGATTGCTCGAACAATATTCTTTGGAGGAGGTTGATGGAAAAACTGTACTGAGTGTCGAATTGGAAACGATGGAAGATTATAAATACATGATGGAGCAAGCTTTTGAACAAGGACTGCAGCGTGTTCGAGAATTAGCAGAACAATAA
- the rubA gene encoding rubredoxin RubA, translated as MKKYQCIVCGWIYDEAEGWPQDGIVAGTKWDDIPDDWTCPDCGVSKADFEMIEI; from the coding sequence ATGAAAAAGTATCAATGCATCGTTTGTGGATGGATTTACGACGAAGCAGAAGGCTGGCCGCAAGACGGTATCGTTGCGGGCACCAAATGGGATGATATTCCAGATGACTGGACTTGCCCAGATTGTGGTGTTTCTAAAGCCGACTTTGAAATGATTGAAATTTAA
- a CDS encoding adenine phosphoribosyltransferase, giving the protein MKNLSAVLWSHIRTVQDFPKPGICFYDLTPLFMSNITPLADALIASIPAEQLAEVESFVAVEARGFVLASLLAQRLNKGLLLVRKAGKLPPPVVGVGYSLEYGVDRLEIAANIQPQKVIIVDDVLATGGTLKAVKQLMDKCQHQVLGASIFLDLPTLHQDLGFKVWTVLEENSKPLEAAVA; this is encoded by the coding sequence ATGAAAAATTTGTCTGCTGTATTGTGGTCACACATTCGTACTGTCCAAGATTTCCCAAAACCGGGAATTTGTTTCTATGATTTGACCCCATTGTTTATGAGTAATATTACGCCATTAGCCGATGCTCTTATTGCAAGTATTCCAGCAGAACAGTTGGCAGAAGTAGAGAGCTTTGTGGCAGTTGAAGCACGTGGTTTTGTGCTTGCAAGCCTATTGGCTCAACGCTTAAATAAAGGTCTTTTATTGGTTCGTAAAGCAGGGAAATTACCACCTCCAGTGGTTGGTGTGGGGTATAGTCTTGAATATGGTGTAGATCGTTTAGAAATTGCAGCCAATATTCAGCCACAAAAGGTGATTATTGTAGATGATGTGCTTGCCACAGGCGGGACATTAAAAGCTGTAAAACAATTAATGGATAAATGTCAGCATCAAGTATTGGGTGCGAGCATTTTCTTAGATTTACCGACATTGCATCAAGATTTAGGCTTTAAGGTTTGGACAGTGTTGGAAGAAAACTCAAAACCATTAGAAGCTGCTGTCGCTTAA